AAGATCCAGAGGGGAATGAACTGGAAGTTAGTTATCAAGGTTCTATAGAACAAGGGGAAGAAAAAGTTGAATTACTTGATATACAGCCATTGATACAACGAAGTAAAGTTTTATACTCAAGCTTGTCGTCAGGCGTACGATTTGATCGTATTAAGCTACGTGTAGAAGACAAAACAGAGCATCATTCTTTTTATCAAGATATTTTGGGAATGACTTCTGAAAGTGATGGAGCTGACGCTCTTTCAATGAATAATCAGAATTTTTGGGTTCATTTAGATGATCCAATCAAGCAAAATGAGCCAAAAAAGGACTCTAAAGAGGCTCTAGGATTGGATTTTTTTGTTCTAACGTTAACCCATGTAGATGAGATGAAGAAATTAAAACAGCATTTAGAAGATCAGAAACAAGAATTTTTTGTGGATAAAAAATTAACGATTTTGACCATTTATGATCCAAGTGAAATTGAATGGTGGTTTGTTAGAAATTAAGGAAATACAAATGAGGTAAATAAGTGATGTATGAAAAAACTAAGGAAAAAATCGAAGAATTAATGGATCAAGGGGTTTTTCCAGGTGTTAGTTTTTCGTTTATAAAGGACGGAAAAACAGAAGACCATACTTTTGGAAATGCTCAACTATTACCCACAATCGAACCGCTGAATCGTTCGTTACTTTTTGATGTAGCATCTTTGACCAAAGTCGTTTGTACCACAACGGTAGTCTTACAACTAAAAGAAGCAGGAGTAATCAACATTGATGCACCATTTAAAAAGTACTACTCAGCATTTGAAGATGAAAAAATAACGATTCGTCATTTGCTGACCCATACTTCTGATATTAAAAGTTACATTGAAAATCGAGATCTTTTAACAAAAGATGAATTGCGAGCAGCTTACAATCAAGTGCAATCAGGTGAGAAGTTAGGTAAAAAAGTTGCTTATACAGACACTGGCACAATTTTACTTGGGTTTATGTTAGAAGAAATAATCGGTAAAGAGGTCATTACGATTTTTAAAGAGCGTGTTTTACAGCCATTAGAGATGACTGCAAGTACTTTTTTACCGACGGATGCATCTAAAGTCGTACCAACTGAAAATCATGTTGTTAGAGGATTGATACGTGGAACAACACACGATCCAAAAGCATTTATTTTAGCCGAACATGCTGGAAATGCGGGACTATTCACGAATTTGACAGATCTAAAAAAATTTACAACAATGTATTTGAATAAAGGGCAATATAATGAAAAGAGAGTTCTTGAAAAAAATACGATCGATTCATTGCTAGTCAACCAAACACCTGACAATTGTGGAAATCGCTCATTAGGTTGGGATTTAAAAGATGACTTGACGGGGCGAGGGGTATTGTTTCATACTGGCTATACAGGTACTTTCTTATTGATCGATCCTGAAGAGCAAGAAGGGTTTATCTTCCTTTCTAATCGCGTTCATCCAGTAGATAAGAGAGCAGAGTACATTGAAAAAAGAGATGAACTTATTGAAATTTATTTAAAAGAAAAAATAACAAACAAAGATGAATCGCTTTCTTTTTAGTGGTATAATTGACGAGTATAAATGGAAGGGAGTCTCTAAACTATGCAGCAACCTTTATTTTTAAAACCAGTGTTTCAAGAAAAAATTTGGGGTGGAGATCGTTTACACACTGTATTCGGTTTTGATCTACCAAGTGACAAGATTGGGGAAGATTGGGCTATTAGTGCTCATCCTCATGGTGTAAGTACAGTGGAAAATGGTGATTTTTCTGGTCAAAAACTAGATGAACTTTGGACAAATCATCGTGAGTTATTCGGTAATGCCAAAGGAGATGTGTTTCCTTTATTGACGAAGATTTTGGATGCTGAAGATGATCTATCTGTACAAGTGCACCCAGATGATACTTATGGATTAGCGCATGAAGGTGAACTTGGAAAAACAGAGTGTTGGTATATTATCGACGCTGAACCTGGAGCAACCATCATTTATGGACATAATGCTAAGAGCCGTGAAGAACTTGAAGCGATGATCAAGGAAGAACGCTGGGATGACTTATTAAAAAAAGTTCCTGTTAAAAAGGGAGACTTTTTCTACGTACCTAGTGGAACGATCCATGCAATCGGTAAAGGAATCATGATTTTAGAAACACAGCAAAGTAGTGATACGACATATCGTGTATATGACTACGATAGAAAAGACGATCATGGACAAGCCAGAGAATTACATGTACAGCAATCAGTTGATGTAACTACTGTTCCTGCAAAAGATGCGCAATTGTCGATCCAACAACAGAACCAAGGACAATCTAGCATTATTACGTATTTGAAAACATCTTTTTTCAATGTCTATGAATGGCAAGTTAGAGGGGTGCTGAATTTAAAGAAAAATGCACCTTATACACTAGCTACAGTTATTGAAGGTATCGGTCGTTTGATTATTGAAGATGTAGATACAGTTAACAGTGACAGTTATGAATTGACCAAAGGAACAAGCTTTATTTTACCGAATGACATTGCTAAATGGCGTGTTGAAGGTGATTTGACGATTATTGCTTCAGAACCTGGAGTAGATGCATAAAGCAAAAAAAGTGTTAGGAAAATTTTCCTAACACTTTTTTGTTTTAGACAAAATCAGTTACTCAACGATTATCATGTCTTTAGGTACATTAAATGGCTCGTTGTATTTTTTTTCTAGGGCTGTTTTGATCAACCGAATGGCTAGATTTTCATTACGAGCTAGGATTGGTCCGTGGAAGTAGGACCCGAAGACATTTTTATAAATCACGCCCTCGGAGCCGTCTTCGCTGTTGTTTCCTTTTCCCTGGATTACTTTCCCTAATGGACGTTCTCCTTTTCCTAAAAATGTTCGACCATTATGATTTTCAAATCCATAATAGGTTTCATTAAATTCTTCGTTATGGATCACGATATCTCCAATATAGCGGTTATTATCTTGACTTAATGTGTAATGATCTAAAGCTGCTATTCCGTGGATTTTTTCCCCTTTAGCCCCCATATAATAGT
This sequence is a window from Enterococcus sp. 7F3_DIV0205. Protein-coding genes within it:
- a CDS encoding VOC family protein gives rise to the protein MEKFQLSEDVYIKTVALRVKDVEKMVSFYKNVLGFVLKLEENNLSIFGSQEKESRLLILEEIDSEEDRLEVSDKSVCFSLLIPTEEEFGSLLRRITAHNYPIYKSVQKGQRKSVFLEDPEGNELEVSYQGSIEQGEEKVELLDIQPLIQRSKVLYSSLSSGVRFDRIKLRVEDKTEHHSFYQDILGMTSESDGADALSMNNQNFWVHLDDPIKQNEPKKDSKEALGLDFFVLTLTHVDEMKKLKQHLEDQKQEFFVDKKLTILTIYDPSEIEWWFVRN
- a CDS encoding serine hydrolase domain-containing protein; this encodes MYEKTKEKIEELMDQGVFPGVSFSFIKDGKTEDHTFGNAQLLPTIEPLNRSLLFDVASLTKVVCTTTVVLQLKEAGVINIDAPFKKYYSAFEDEKITIRHLLTHTSDIKSYIENRDLLTKDELRAAYNQVQSGEKLGKKVAYTDTGTILLGFMLEEIIGKEVITIFKERVLQPLEMTASTFLPTDASKVVPTENHVVRGLIRGTTHDPKAFILAEHAGNAGLFTNLTDLKKFTTMYLNKGQYNEKRVLEKNTIDSLLVNQTPDNCGNRSLGWDLKDDLTGRGVLFHTGYTGTFLLIDPEEQEGFIFLSNRVHPVDKRAEYIEKRDELIEIYLKEKITNKDESLSF
- the manA gene encoding mannose-6-phosphate isomerase, class I, coding for MQQPLFLKPVFQEKIWGGDRLHTVFGFDLPSDKIGEDWAISAHPHGVSTVENGDFSGQKLDELWTNHRELFGNAKGDVFPLLTKILDAEDDLSVQVHPDDTYGLAHEGELGKTECWYIIDAEPGATIIYGHNAKSREELEAMIKEERWDDLLKKVPVKKGDFFYVPSGTIHAIGKGIMILETQQSSDTTYRVYDYDRKDDHGQARELHVQQSVDVTTVPAKDAQLSIQQQNQGQSSIITYLKTSFFNVYEWQVRGVLNLKKNAPYTLATVIEGIGRLIIEDVDTVNSDSYELTKGTSFILPNDIAKWRVEGDLTIIASEPGVDA
- a CDS encoding type 1 glutamine amidotransferase, producing the protein MPKELIVCHLYGNLLNTYGDNGNILMLKYLSEKMNVNFRSEIISIYEPFDPNKYDLVFVGGGQDFEQLIISEDIQTKKETLTEYIENDGVMLAICGGFQLLGHYYMGAKGEKIHGIAALDHYTLSQDNNRYIGDIVIHNEEFNETYYGFENHNGRTFLGKGERPLGKVIQGKGNNSEDGSEGVIYKNVFGSYFHGPILARNENLAIRLIKTALEKKYNEPFNVPKDMIIVE